TCCCACCAATTCTTTAGCGGGTGAGTTAACTGAAAACGAAAAACGTCATCTAGAAAAGATTTATCAGGTTTATTGTTTACCTTATGTAATTTCTTTACCAGAATATGAAGAAATTGCCCGTAATTGTAACTTTAAAAATATTCGTTCTGATGATTGGTCGGAGGCGGTTGCTCCTTTCTGGAATGTGGTTATAGATTCTGCTTTCGATCCCCAAGCTATTATCGGTTTAATTAGTAGCGGTTGGCAAACTGTTGAAGCCGCTCTTTCTCTTGGTTTGATGAGTCGCGGTTACGAGCGCGGTTTGATTCGTTTTGGCTTACTTTGTGCGACTAAATGAGTTAATTGTCAGTGTTTCTTTTGAAAAAAGAAGGACTTAAGTCTTGATTATTTACTTTGAATAAAGAGGACTAAAGTCCTCACTACGAACTAAGTTGAAAGAATCAGGTCTTGATTATTTACCTTGAATAAAGAGGACTAAAGTCCTCACTACGAACTAAGTTGAAAGAATCAGGTCTTGATTATTTACTTTGAATAAAGAGGACTAAAGTCCTGAATACGAACTAACTTGAAAGAATCCGAGAATAATTTTGCTATGAGTCAAATTTCTGCAACGCCGAAAAACCTATTTCGAGAACCTTTTGCTTGGCTATACAGCCTGTGGAAATTTTCGCGTCCCCATACAATAATTGGTACTAGCTTAAGTGTATTTGCCTTGTACGCGATCGCCACAACTCTCACTACTAATACTGTCACTATAGCCAGTTTACTGCATCTACTCGGTGCTTGGATTGCTTGTCTGGGCGGTAATGTTTACATTGTCGGACTAAATCAGTTAGAAGATATTGCTATTGACGAAATTAATAAACCCCATCTTCCTGTGGCTGCGGGAGAATTTACGCCTCCACAAGCGACGCGGATTGTCGCGATTAGTGGCATTTTAGCATTACTATTAGCAGCATGGTTGGGATTTTGGCTGTTAGCAACGGTAGGAATTAGTTTAATTATCGGTACGGCTTATTCTTTACCACCGATACGTTTAAAACGCTTTCCCTTTTTAGCAGCTTTATGTATTTTTACCGTGCGAGGAATAATTGTCAATGTCGGGCTATTTTTCTATTTCAGCAAAGTCTTTGGCTACAGCGAGTTTTTCCCCTTAGAGGTATGGACGCTAACTATTTTTGTCGTCGTGTTTACAGTAGCGATCGCTATTTTCAAAGATGTCCCTGACATGGAAGGTGATAAGCAGTTTAATATTACCACTTTTACTTTACTCCTAGGCAAATCAACAATTTTTAATCTTGCTCGCGGAATAATTACAGTTTGTTATCTGGGTACGATTATCGCGGGAGTTTTCTGGTTAAATAACGTTAATCTACTTTTCTTGACTATTTCTCATTTCGTCTTGCTAGGATTACTTTGGTGGCGAAGTCAGAATGTAAATTTACAGTCAAAGCCAGAAATTGCTAGCTTTTATCAATTTATCTGGAAATTATTCTTTTTGGAATATCTAATTTTCCCGCTAGCTTGTTTTCTAGCTTGAATGCGATAAGGTGGTAAATGCGGGTACGCGATAACTGTTAACTGTCAAGAGGAATTGCTAACACCCAATCTTGATAATCAGGATCGCGATTTTCGGTAATTGCCGTTAGTTTTTCCCGCAGTTTCTCAGTTAGGGGACGCTCGGTTGATAATTGATAGTTTTCAACTTTTTTAACTGGACTAATTTTTGCCGCCGTTCCACAAAGAAACACTTCGTCAGCAATAAAAAGTTCTGATTTATCAATTGGTCTTTGGATGGTTTCAATTCCTAAATCTCGAGCAATTTTAATGACGCTGTCCCTCGTAATTCCTTCCAAAATATCTTCTTCAAAACCAGGCGTAATTAACTTGCCATTTCTGACAATAAAAACATTCATTCCTGAAGCTTCGCAAACTTTTCCGCGAGAATTCATTAAAATTGCTTCGTCAAAACCGGATTCTACAGCTTCAGTTTTTGCTAATGCCGAAGTTATATAGGCGCCACTAATTTTACCTCGTAAAGGTAAGCTGCGGTCTTCTTGACGATACCAAGAACTAATGCGACAACTAACTCCGTTGGGAGACATATAATCTCCTAATTCCAAGCCATAGACAAAAAAGTCTTTTTCAATATTATGAATTCTCGGAGAAAGTCCTAAACCGGAATTATAAACAAAAGGTCGGAGATAAAAAGATTGCTTTGGCTGATTTTTCTTGACAAATTCAACTAAAATATGCCGTATTTTATCTGCTGGTAAATCGTAGCCAAGAAATTTCGCGCTGTTGCTCAATCTTTGACAATGGTCGTCTAAGCGAAATAACAAAATCTGTTGGGAATTTTGGGGATCGCGAATGCCGCGCATACCGCCAAAAGCTCCTGTACCATAGTGTAAGGCGTGGGTAGCTATGGAAACTTTGGCTTCGCTAAAGGGGACAAATTGGTTTTCAAAGTAGGCAATTGGTAAAAAATTAGGCATTTTCGGCATTAATGAGGATTTGAGTCGTGAGGATGAAAATGTTGCACTTGGGCATTAATTTATTAATTTACCTTATCCGCAGTTCTATTCCTAGTAGCGATCGGTTGGCTAACAAATGAATAATCAGCAAAAAGGCAAAGTTTACTTGGTTGGTGCGGGACCGGGAAGCATCGGCTATCTTACCCTGAAAGCACGAGAATTACTCGCTGAGGCGGAAGTTTTGGTTTATGATGCTTTGGTAGACCCACAGCTATTAGATTTGGTTTCTCACGATTGTCTCCGGTTGAATGTGGGGAAACGTGGTGGAAAACCGAGTACGCCTCAAACTGAGATTAATCAAATTTTAGTTAGGTATTGTCAAAAAGGCAAAAATGTGGTAAGACTCAAAAGTGGCGATCCGTTAATTTTCGGACGCTCTCGCGAGGAAAGGGAAGCTTTGAGAGCGGCGAATTGCGAGTTTGAGTTAGTTCCGGGCATTTCTTCAGTGTTAGCCGCACCTTTGTTAGCAGGAATTCCTTTAACTGATAAACACTTGAGTAGTGCTTTTGCGGTGGTTACGGCACATCAACCAGAAATTCTTGATTGGGAAGCACTCGCCCGACTCGATACTCTGGTAATTTTAATGGGAGGTCGTAATTTGAGAGAAATTGTTTCTCAGTTACGCAAACACGGACGGGATGAGTCTACTCCCGTAGCGATCGCGCGAGCGGTTGCTCGTCCCGAACAACAATTTTGGTTTGGGACTTTGGCTGATATTGTCGAGCAAACTGCTGGTATTTCTCTCTCCCCGACAGTCACGATCGTTGGCGAAGTCGTTTCACTAAGCGATCGCTTAACACCCGATCTCTTTTAATTCCTTCTTGTCTTCATCTCACCTCTAACCTCTTATGAAACAACCCTTAACCGGAAAAACCGTTCTCGTAACTCGTGCGGCACGTCAGTCAAGTAAATTTAGCGAACTTTTGCAACAACAGGGAGCAAAAGTTGTCGAAATGCCTGCGTTAGAAATTCGCCCCCCTTCGAGTTGGGTAGAGTTAGATCGGGCGATCGCGCATCTCGATGATTTTCACTGGCTAATTCTTACTTCTAGTAACGGTGTAGAATATTTTTACCAACGCTTGACAAATTGTGGTAAAAGCGAGCGAAACTTAGCAAATATTAAAATTGCTGTTGTTGGCAAGAAAACTGCTACGAGTTTAAGACAACAAGGTGGGCAGCCAAATTTTATTCCACCAGACTTTATTGCTGACTCTCTTGTCGAGCATTTTCCCGAAGCTTTAGCCGGCAAAAAAATCCTCTTTCCTCGCGTGGAAACAGGCGGAAGAGAACTTTTAGTTCAAGAGTTAACTAACCAAGGTGCAGAAGTAGTAGAAGTTCCTGCTTATCAATCAGGATGTCCAGAACAAATTGCCCCAGAAGCTTTAGAGACATTACAAAAACAAACAGTAGACTTTCTTACTTTTGCGAGTGGAAAAACCGTCAACAACTTCTGTAAATTATTAGCTAACGTTACTCCTGAATTGCTAATAAGCTCAGAAAAATTATTGGCAAATGTTTGCATTGCTTCTATTGGTCCGCAAACTTCTCAAAGTTGTCGTCAATTGCTCGGACGAGTCGATCTAGAAGCTCAAGAATATACTTTAGAAGGTTTAACGCAAGCAATTTTAGACTATGTGGAAAATCAAAGTTTTGCTCGTCATCTCTAAGCAAAATTAACGATCTTAATAAGCGTAAATCTCGTAACTTTTTGATAGGAAAATCAGTTATTAGGATTTTTTTACTCTTAAATAAGAGATAACTATGCGACTAAATTTCGGGCAAACTCAAATCAGTATAAGAGGTTACAATTATCAACATTACCTTTAAGGTTAAAAGATAGCATCCCCCTTGGGGGGAGTATTTCCAACCATGTGAATGTAGAATACGAATAAGTTATTTCCTAAGATCTTTCTTCAGATGGTTAGCTCGTTCAAGATAATCTGTATTTAACCCTTGTCCAATAAAATTATTGTTGATCTGTCTCACAGCAAAAAAAACCAAGAAGCCGTAAGCTTTCAAGAAAGTCGAGTGAAACTCGTGAAGACTGAACAAAAGGTCATGAATAACCTACCCCTCTTTAACCTACGGCTTACTAGCTCTTGCTATATTGTCGGTATTTATGCCTTCTTAGGTAGTCTCTGGATTAGCTTTTCTGATGCTCTTATAGTTAAATTGACAAATGATATGGTTTTGCTGAGTAAATTACAGAGTATTAAAGGTTGGGGGTTTGTTTTCTTAAGTAGTTGTTTGCTTTATTTACTTTTAAGTCGTAAGGATCGCACTAAGTCCGAATCAGCAATAGTAACTGAGTTAGAATTAGCAGCTTGGGTAGGGGCAATGACTGATATTGTGCTAATTTTAGACAAGCAAGGTTGCTGTCAAAAAATACTTTCGACACAGACAATTGCTTCCGAGCAACGCAGACAAGAATTAATAGGTAAAAGTTTCCGCGAAGTTTTATCTTTAGAGCAAGCAGAATTATTTGAGGAGCAAATTTGCCAAGTCCTAGAAAAGCAACAAATTGCGCAAATTAAATACAGTTTATTAGTAGAAAGTAAGTTACTTTGGTTTGTTGCTAAAATTGTGCCACTATCAAAAGATACGGTAATTTGGGTAGCGAGAGATATTACCGAACAAACACAGACAGAAGCAGAATTAGAACAAAAAGAACAGCAATGTCGTTTGCTAGCGAACAACTTTCCGGAGAGTTTAGTGATGTTTTTTGATAGAAATTTACGCTACACCCTTGTCGAAGGTACTGGTTTGGAGATAGGAGATTTAAGTAAAAATAGAATAGAAGGAAAAACAATTTGGGAAGCTTTACCAGTAGACATTTGTGAGTTAGTGGAGCCATTGTATTGGAAAGCGATCGCGGGAAAAACAAGTTTTGCTGAAATTCCTGACGGCTCTCGCGTTTATTTACTTCAAGTACAGCCAATTACTGATAGTCAAGGGGAAATTTTTGGGGGAATGACGATCGCTCAAGAAATTACGGCGCAAATCGAAATTGAAGAACATTTACAAGAATATGCTTTTTGTGATTCGCTAACAGGTTTACCCAACAAAACTTGGTTTTTAGAGCGTTTGAGTAGAACTTTAGAAGAGACTTTATCGGGCAAAAATGACTTATTTGCGGTTTTTTACATTCAATTAGAACGCTTTTCCATTGTTAAATATAGTCTCGGACACGAACTCGCCGATAAATTGGCGATCGCGACTGCTCACCGTTTGCAAGGATGCTTGCGTTTAAGGGAACCAGTTGCACAGGTAGGAGACAGCGCTTTGGCAATTTTGCTGGCAAATCTGGAAGATGTTAGCGAAGCTACTTGCATCGCGGAGCGCATTCAAGAGCTGTTAAATTTACCTTTAAGTTTGCGCGGACATGAAATTTATTCTCCAGTCACGATTGGTATTGCTTTCGGAAACTATCAACTTCGAGATCGCGAGTGGCATTTTCAACGCCCAGAAGATTTGCTGCGCGGTGCGGATACGGCGATGAACCATGCTAAGAGTAATGGCAAGCTGCACTATGCCGTTTTTCACCCAGAGATGCACAGTTTGGCGATCGCACGCTTGCAGTTAGAAACTGAGTTACGCAAGGCGATCGAATCTGGTCAATTGCAAATTTTTTATCAACCAATTGTCTGTTTAAAAACTGGCAAAATTATTGGTTTTGAAGCTTTGGTACGTTGGTTACATCCTCTTCGCGGCAAAATTGCTCCCAGTGAGTTTATTTCTTTAGCTGAGGAAACAGGATTAATTGGTGCAATTGATTGGTGGATGCTGCGCGAAGCTTGCCAACAATTAAGTATTTGGCAGCAAGATCGGCAGGAAAGCGAACCTTTAACCATGAGCGTTAATATGTCCCACAAAATCTTATCCCAGGTTAATTTAGTGGCTGAGATTAAGAAAATTTTGTCCTCGACTGGGATTGCTCCGAGTAGTTTGAAACTAGAGGTTACGGAAAGAGCAATTATGGAAGATGGCGCTGCGGAAGCTAACACTCTTGAGGAATTGAAAAGTTTGGGAATCAAACTTTCGATCGATGATTTTGGTACGGGTTATTCTTGTTTAGAACGCTTGCATCAGTTGCCGATTGATACGTTAAAAATCGATCGTTCTTTTGTCAGTCGAATGCTCCAAGATCCTAATAATTGGCAAATTATCAGCACAATTATTACCCTAGCTCATAGTTTAAATATGGACGCGATCGCTGAAGGCATCGAAACTGCTGCGGAGTTTGCTGAATTGCGATCGCTTGCTGCTGAATATGGACAGGGTTACTTTTTCTCCAAACCTCTCTCCCATCAAGAAGCAGAAG
The Oscillatoria salina IIICB1 genome window above contains:
- a CDS encoding homogentisate phytyltransferase — protein: MSQISATPKNLFREPFAWLYSLWKFSRPHTIIGTSLSVFALYAIATTLTTNTVTIASLLHLLGAWIACLGGNVYIVGLNQLEDIAIDEINKPHLPVAAGEFTPPQATRIVAISGILALLLAAWLGFWLLATVGISLIIGTAYSLPPIRLKRFPFLAALCIFTVRGIIVNVGLFFYFSKVFGYSEFFPLEVWTLTIFVVVFTVAIAIFKDVPDMEGDKQFNITTFTLLLGKSTIFNLARGIITVCYLGTIIAGVFWLNNVNLLFLTISHFVLLGLLWWRSQNVNLQSKPEIASFYQFIWKLFFLEYLIFPLACFLA
- a CDS encoding branched-chain amino acid transaminase gives rise to the protein MPNFLPIAYFENQFVPFSEAKVSIATHALHYGTGAFGGMRGIRDPQNSQQILLFRLDDHCQRLSNSAKFLGYDLPADKIRHILVEFVKKNQPKQSFYLRPFVYNSGLGLSPRIHNIEKDFFVYGLELGDYMSPNGVSCRISSWYRQEDRSLPLRGKISGAYITSALAKTEAVESGFDEAILMNSRGKVCEASGMNVFIVRNGKLITPGFEEDILEGITRDSVIKIARDLGIETIQRPIDKSELFIADEVFLCGTAAKISPVKKVENYQLSTERPLTEKLREKLTAITENRDPDYQDWVLAIPLDS
- the cobA gene encoding uroporphyrinogen-III C-methyltransferase — encoded protein: MNNQQKGKVYLVGAGPGSIGYLTLKARELLAEAEVLVYDALVDPQLLDLVSHDCLRLNVGKRGGKPSTPQTEINQILVRYCQKGKNVVRLKSGDPLIFGRSREEREALRAANCEFELVPGISSVLAAPLLAGIPLTDKHLSSAFAVVTAHQPEILDWEALARLDTLVILMGGRNLREIVSQLRKHGRDESTPVAIARAVARPEQQFWFGTLADIVEQTAGISLSPTVTIVGEVVSLSDRLTPDLF
- a CDS encoding uroporphyrinogen-III synthase → MKQPLTGKTVLVTRAARQSSKFSELLQQQGAKVVEMPALEIRPPSSWVELDRAIAHLDDFHWLILTSSNGVEYFYQRLTNCGKSERNLANIKIAVVGKKTATSLRQQGGQPNFIPPDFIADSLVEHFPEALAGKKILFPRVETGGRELLVQELTNQGAEVVEVPAYQSGCPEQIAPEALETLQKQTVDFLTFASGKTVNNFCKLLANVTPELLISSEKLLANVCIASIGPQTSQSCRQLLGRVDLEAQEYTLEGLTQAILDYVENQSFARHL
- a CDS encoding putative bifunctional diguanylate cyclase/phosphodiesterase, whose protein sequence is MKTEQKVMNNLPLFNLRLTSSCYIVGIYAFLGSLWISFSDALIVKLTNDMVLLSKLQSIKGWGFVFLSSCLLYLLLSRKDRTKSESAIVTELELAAWVGAMTDIVLILDKQGCCQKILSTQTIASEQRRQELIGKSFREVLSLEQAELFEEQICQVLEKQQIAQIKYSLLVESKLLWFVAKIVPLSKDTVIWVARDITEQTQTEAELEQKEQQCRLLANNFPESLVMFFDRNLRYTLVEGTGLEIGDLSKNRIEGKTIWEALPVDICELVEPLYWKAIAGKTSFAEIPDGSRVYLLQVQPITDSQGEIFGGMTIAQEITAQIEIEEHLQEYAFCDSLTGLPNKTWFLERLSRTLEETLSGKNDLFAVFYIQLERFSIVKYSLGHELADKLAIATAHRLQGCLRLREPVAQVGDSALAILLANLEDVSEATCIAERIQELLNLPLSLRGHEIYSPVTIGIAFGNYQLRDREWHFQRPEDLLRGADTAMNHAKSNGKLHYAVFHPEMHSLAIARLQLETELRKAIESGQLQIFYQPIVCLKTGKIIGFEALVRWLHPLRGKIAPSEFISLAEETGLIGAIDWWMLREACQQLSIWQQDRQESEPLTMSVNMSHKILSQVNLVAEIKKILSSTGIAPSSLKLEVTERAIMEDGAAEANTLEELKSLGIKLSIDDFGTGYSCLERLHQLPIDTLKIDRSFVSRMLQDPNNWQIISTIITLAHSLNMDAIAEGIETAAEFAELRSLAAEYGQGYFFSKPLSHQEAEALLKQKLQW